GACTTTCGTTACATTATAAATAAAAATACAGGAATAAGAACTCATTACGACAGCGATATGGGCTTTGGTGTTGGACTAACTTTGAATTATTAATTTCCACGCATTTTGCAAGCACATTTAAAAGCCACACGAGCCAACGCTAAACAATTCTGATAGCTAATCAGTTGAAGCTTATGTAAAAGAAAAAGCATTAAGAATGATAATTAATAATTAAATTATATCTTTACCCTAGCATTATAGTGACTGAATGAAAAGAATAGCCATCATACTTTTAATGTTCCTTTACCTGATACCCGCTATTGGGGTAACAGTAGCGGCTCATTATTGCGGTGGTAAAATCGCATCTGTTTCAATCAACTCTTTTGACACTAAACACAAGTGTCCGTGCGGCAGCAAGAAAATGGCTAAGGACTGTTGCAAAAACAAAACAACTACCATCAAATTTGATGACGAGCAACAAAAAACGCAACAGGTTTTATGCAATAGCATGAAGGTTACGGACTTTCAACCTGCACTTTTAAACAATCTAAATTTTGACTACCATTCTCCGCTTCTTTCAACCGAATTTGACCATAGCACGCATCGACCGGATGACCTAAAGCACCCTCTTTACATCCGTCAATGCGTTTTCCGAATTTGATTTTTTGTTTTTGTTTCAGAGCCGACATGTATTTGTGCTTCGGCTTATTGCGCTTTTAACAGCGCAACAGTTTTGATCATAATTAAAAATCAAAAACAGTAAAAATGAAAATCACAACATCAATTTTTGCGACAGCATCTATCGTTGCTCTTGCTCTTGTCGTTACTATTTCTTCCTGTAAGAAAGACCACGACAACGATCACGACATGGATATGTTCAACATTAACTATCCCGCAGCATACATTGTAAACGGCAGTTCCAATAATATTTCGGTTATCAAACTTGCCGACAACACCGTTAGCGAAACTATTTCCTTGAATGGCGCAACCTATCCGCACCACATCTATCTCAACCCTGCTAAAACAAAATTGGCGGTGGCTATCACCAGCACCGATTTAAGTGGTGGTCATGGAGGACACAGTGGCACACTCAGGGGCTTAAAGGTTCAGATTATTGATGCCATTACCGGAATGATTGACAAAGAAATTGCACTCAGAAAAATGCCACACAATGCAATTTTCAATTCTTCGGGAACAGAACTTTGGATTGGGCAAATGGACACCATTCAAAGCCAGGTGCTGGTTTACAAAACTTCTGACTGGACTTTGCAAAATACTATCAATGTAGGTGTAGGTCTTTCAGAAATCACTTTTTCGACAGATGGTTCAATGGCTTTTGCCTGCAATACAATAGATGGAACTGTTTCCCTCATTGATGCCAAAAACAAAATGATACATGCAACGCTCACCGTTGGGCAAGACCCTGTTGGCGCATGGACGGCAAGTAATGGTAAAATGTTTGTGGACAATGAAACGAGCCAGACAATTTCTGAAATAACGGTTTCGTCTATGAGCGTTGCCGCCACCATCAATCTTGGTTTTAAACCCGGGTATGCAGCTTACAATTCTTCAAATGCTGAATTGTGGGTTTCTGATGCCACAAACGGCAAAGTGGTATATTACACATTTGACGGAACTAATTGGAATACGCAAGGCAACATAACAACTGGCGCAGATGCTCATGCCATTGCTTTTAATGCCGATGGCAGCAAAGCGTATGTTACCAATCAGGGAGCAAACACGGTTTCAGTAATTGATGTGGCTACTCATGCAGTAACGAAAACAATTAATGTAGGCACAAAACCCAACGGAATTGTCATTAAACAGTAATTCAAAAAAATAACTTTCATTTCAATAATAACAAATCAAAATGAAAAAGCAAATCATCATCACAACATTGTCACTGGTAGTAATAATGTTTATCGCTTCGTGCGGAATTAATACTTCCGAAACCAAGAGCAGCACAGAAACCGAAAAGATAGAAACAGCCCAATACCAATGCCCTATGAAATGTGAAGGCAAAAAAAACTACGACAAGCCGGGGCAATGCCCCGTTTGTAACATGGATTTGGAAAAGGTGGAAACAACCCATGAGAACCAAGACCATAATCATTAAACATTTTAATACAAATCGCAATAATGAATATTGTTCACAATGGAAAACAAGCATCACGAATACCAACATACAACAACTGCTGACAATGAACATATAAAGCCATGCTGACAGATAAACATGCAGGCACATCGCTATTATGGCCAGAGGCCTTGTTAATATGAGCGTAGCGGGACGCTACGCTCATATTAACAAGGTGGAAGAGAAGTTGGAACAAGAGAAACGCAGGACTAGCTAAACCAAGGCAAAAGGAAGATATAGAGCAATTTGCAAAAGAAAAAGGAACCCTGCATGTTGTTTTTTGACCATAATGTTTTCGAGACAACTAATTAAACAATATCAAACTGATTTTAATGGTTATCTTTGTATAAACCTTACTATTCCAAAGCAATGGGAAAAATAAAAAGACCATTAGAGAAAAAAAGCGAGAGCCTCCGGAAAAAGGTAGTTGTAAAATCCGGGCGGAAAACAATAAAAGAGGTTGATGATGCAGCCCTCCTTTCAAAGATAGGCAGAGAAAGTGCTGCACAAGCAATCCGGGAATCTAAAGCGCTTGGGTTAACCATCACTTATATGGAAAATGGCATTTTATACGAAGAGGATGCAAAAGGGAAAAAGTCGATAATTAAAAAATTTCCTACAAAAGAAAAGACTTCTGTGCATTTAAAAAAAGGAAAAACTATCCGTGTCAACAATTAAACGTCTACGAATTTTTGCAGGACCAAACGGATCAGGCAAAAGTGTACTTTTCAATAAATTCAGGGAAAATTATATTACAGGATATTTTGTAAATGCAGACGAAATTGAAAAAAAACTTGCAACCAGTGGTTTCATAGATTTATCTGAAGCCGGTTTAAAAACAGAAGCAAAAGATTTAATAAATTTCAAAAAGACTATTGGAGCTAAAAGCTTGTTGGCCAAAACTAATAAGGAAAATAAAACAATTGATATTAAATTGATTGATAACTTTTTAGTTGACAAGGAGAAAGAAACACATAGTTATGAGGCCTCTTTTGCTGCAGCTTTTATCAGGTACATGCTGATTAAAACCAATAAATCATTCTCCTTTGAAACAGTAATGAGTCATCCCTATAAACTTGAAGAAATAAGGCAGGCCAATATCAAGGGTTACAAAACTTATTTATATTTTGTTTGCACAGAAAGTCCTTTGATTAATGTTGCTAGGATTGATAATAGGGTAGATAAGGGGGGACATTCTGTTGATCGGTCAAAAATTGAAGAGAGGTATCTCAAATCTCTGGAAAATTTGCCTGAAGCATTCAAGATAACCCACAGATCTTATTTCTTTGATAATTCTGGTTTAAAAACTCAACTCATCGCAGAAGGCTTTAATGGAAAAGAAATAAAAATATTTACAGAAGATTGTCCTAATTGGTTTATAAATTTCTTTGGCAATATTTTTTAGCTTATTAATTATGGAAGTATCCTCTTTAATGACTTATTTTTGGGATATATATACATAATCTAAGGAAACAAGAATCTTTTCCACCTCAACTATTTTATTGGTCTCAATCGTTAGTAAAAACTATGCACTTTTAGTGAAAGACTTTGATTCTACATAATTTCAATAAATAAGCAAGTTAACTGATTTGATGGTTAGGAT
This sequence is a window from Bacteroidota bacterium. Protein-coding genes within it:
- a CDS encoding YncE family protein → MKITTSIFATASIVALALVVTISSCKKDHDNDHDMDMFNINYPAAYIVNGSSNNISVIKLADNTVSETISLNGATYPHHIYLNPAKTKLAVAITSTDLSGGHGGHSGTLRGLKVQIIDAITGMIDKEIALRKMPHNAIFNSSGTELWIGQMDTIQSQVLVYKTSDWTLQNTINVGVGLSEITFSTDGSMAFACNTIDGTVSLIDAKNKMIHATLTVGQDPVGAWTASNGKMFVDNETSQTISEITVSSMSVAATINLGFKPGYAAYNSSNAELWVSDATNGKVVYYTFDGTNWNTQGNITTGADAHAIAFNADGSKAYVTNQGANTVSVIDVATHAVTKTINVGTKPNGIVIKQ